In Fundulus heteroclitus isolate FHET01 unplaced genomic scaffold, MU-UCD_Fhet_4.1 scaffold_110, whole genome shotgun sequence, a single window of DNA contains:
- the osr1 gene encoding protein odd-skipped-related 1 yields the protein MGSKTLPAPVPLHPSLQLANCSLIQTSTGLQLPADHFQSIYSFSALHAIHLHQWTLGYQPLAFPRCTFSKLPPQFSSMASFPMFPHLLHPKLDTAGLLQGSKSKPRFDFANLAAAATQEDHLKVEDLSMSGVAAAAAAAAAAAQVSSQQQTSAGLGCLLDVTKMSSPERKSSRGRLPSKTKKEFVCKFCGRHFTKSYNLLIHERTHTDERPYTCDICHKAFRRQDHLRDHRYIHSKEKPFKCQECGKGFCQSRTLAVHKTLHMQVKELKPAKMK from the exons ATGGGCAGTAAGACTCTACCAGCCCCCGTCCCTCTTCACCCGTCCCTTCAGCTGGCCAACTGCTCCCTCATCCAGACCTCCACAGGTCTCCAGCTGCCAGCGGATCATTTTCAGAGCATCTACAGCTTCAGCGCTCTTCACGCCATCCATCTTCACCAGTGGACCCTCGGCTATCAACCCCTGGCGTTCCCCCGCTGCACGTTCTCCAAGCTGCCTCCCCAGTTCTCCTCCATGGCCTCCTTCCCCATGTTCCCCCACCTGCTGCACCCGAAGCTGGACACGGCGGGGCTGCTGCAGGGCTCCAAGAGCAAACCGCGCTTTGACTTTGCCAACCTGGCGGCAGCAGCGACGCAGGAGGACCACCTGAAGGTGGAGGACCTGAGCATGTCGGGCGTTGCCGCCGCAGCCGCagccgctgccgccgccgcgCAGGTCTCCTCCCAGCAGCAGACCTCAGCCGGCTTGGGATGCCTGCTGGACGTGACCAAGATGTCCTCCCCGGAGCGCAAGTCCAGCCGAGGCCGACTGCCCTCTAAGACAAAGAAAGAGTTTGTCTGCAAGTTTTGTGGCCGACATTTTACCAAATCCTACAACCTTTTGATCCACGAGAGGACGCACACGGACGAGAGGCCGTACACCTGCGACATCTGCCACAAGGCGTTCAGAAGGCAGGACCACCTCAGGGACCACAG ATACATTCATTCCAAAGAAAAGCCCTTCAAGTGTCAAGAGTGCGGAAAGGGATTCTGTCAGTCCAGGACGTTGGCTGTCCACAAAACGTTACACATGCAGGTCAAGGAACTAAAGCCGGCCAAAATGAAGTGA